In Plasmodium chabaudi chabaudi strain AS genome assembly, chromosome: 10, a single genomic region encodes these proteins:
- a CDS encoding erythrocyte membrane antigen 1, translated as MKAISLGLISSIIFSIVLAKNSSGSGSSTGCFGCFRKKPKKKILATEVAKPVKAPETADFDPKLPNLKFIEEFEPITIEGCKSRLHELDEPFVSETDGMIIDKVTGFSRRENDSVLSGWYIRPYEEGYENMIKVNFIPLREYYKRMENRPPKQYDGPPPVPDMPQGYVPPKKEEIPVEQYVIQLSEEDPYLLQEEDALSLMEYDAETLNEGDAETLNEGDAETLNEYDAGTLNEEDAGTTNEAGEGTTNEEGEGAANEYDAETLNEYDADTLNEYDAGTLNEYDAGTLNEEEGSTTNEAGEGTSNEAGEGTANDDEELDEEVASIFDDDEHADDLSLLDYDENSNENQENVKKGNENEGEQKGNENEGEQKGKKKKGKRKVKKEGEEQTDDDDEEEEEEGEEEEEEGEGEEEGEESESGSDNGSFLGDGEDDE; from the exons ATGAAGGCAATATCATTAGGCCTCATTTCCTCAATAATATTTAGTATAGTTTTAGCAAAAAACAGTTCGGGATCAGGATCCAGCACGGGTTGC tttggATGCTTTAGAAAAAAACCAAAGAAGAAAATCCTTGCAACGGAAGTAGCTAAACCAGTTAAAGCTCCCGAAACTGCGGATTTTGACCCCAAGCTTCCGAATCTCAAATTTATAGAAGAATTCGAACCAATAACAATAGAAGGTTGCAAAAGCCGCTTGCATGAATTAGATGAACCTTTTGTCTCAGAAACCGATGGTATGATTATTGATAAAGTAACAGGATTTTCAAGAAGAGAAAATGATTCCGTTTTATCAGGATGGTATATTAGACCATATGAAGAAggttatgaaaatatgattaaGGTTAATTTTATACCTCTTAGGGAATATTATAAACGAATGGAAAATAGACCACCTAAACAATATGACGGTCCTCCTCCAGTACCTGATATGCCTCAAGGATACGTACCCCCTAAAAAGGAAGAAATTCCAGTAGAACAATATGTAATTCAATTATCTGAAGAAGACCCATACTTATTACAGGAAGAAGACGCACTCTCATTAATGGAATACGACGCAGAAACACTAAATGAAGGAGACGCAGAAACACTAAATGAAGGAGACGCAGAAACACTAAATGAATATGACGCAGGCACACTAAATGAAGAAGACGCAGGTACAACAAATGAAGCTGGCGAAGGTACAACAAATGAAGAAGGCGAAGGTGCAGCCAATGAATATGACGCAGAGACACTAAATGAATATGACGCAGATACACTAAATGAATATGACGCAGGCACACTAAATGAATATGACGCAGGTACACTAAATGAAGAAGAGGGAAGCACAACAAATGAAGCTGGTGAAGGTACATCCAATGAAGCTGGCGAAGGTACAGCAAATGACGATGAAGAATTAGATGAAGAAGTTGCATCAATTTTCGACGATGACGAACATGCCGATGATTTATCACTCCTCgattatgatgaaaattCCAACGAAAATCaagaaaatgtaaaaaaaggaaatgaaaatgaaggCGAGCAAAAaggaaatgaaaatgaaggCGAgcaaaaaggaaaaaaaaaaaaaggcaAAAGAAAAGTCAAAAAAGAAGGTGAAGAACAAACCGACGATGACGacgaagaagaagaagaagaaggagaagaagaagaagaagaaggAGAAGGAGAAGAAGAAGGAGAAGAAAGTGAAAGTGGAAGTGATAATGGATCATTTCTCGGAGATGGAGAAGAtgatgaataa
- a CDS encoding regulator of chromosome condensation, putative, translating to MISKLPKISRIVVVGLNSYLLFKKKERIFFCENNKFEEKVFLFGDKRCLMQDLKENGEAGFFEKNGIKVKKITFGNSIGSCVTENDEIYIWGSYKDENKNEIIYVNPIKLKSNDKFTDIEFSNNDIYIVNKNGELKIIRNYSDCLKKNEFIIEQFYKCNKNLFFENEKIIKLSVNKYHLAFVTNKGNLYCSGNNFYGQCGLDPSLKNNFNLNYNFEFLKKFNASFNMRNDSHSEREVSAQKIVHNNSDIRDTSNINSSDNVQDIGDKTGNISLSSENNEFHSKNIANNYAFIDKEENLIEKDIKEKVPGMDNITEEDEAIEMSADQSNYIKLNKISFGEKTQIIDVSCGLNHTICLDNNDNVYSFGDDSKIQLGLGESRTNKNSLSGTQWKEQLKRGYSTITKNLVNYSFYDRHIQSSPQKILKKMNDCEICDKIYKINAGSKFSMIYSNDKFGKQLFCFGDNMYFQCGRHLGKHQQTLSTVKLPNNKIKDFSCGDRHCLLNLNGKLYGWGYNNMHQITPFKNKGIVNNPIHILSQNKYPIDYTHIKYINAKYNNSAVVITTK from the coding sequence atgatttcTAAACTTCCGAAAATTTCAAGGATTGTTGTTGTTGGATTGAATAGCTACttattgtttaaaaaaaaagagagaatatttttttgtgagaATAATAAGTTTGAGGAAAAAGTGTTTTTATTTGGAGATAAACGATGTTTAATGCAAGATCTAAAAGAAAATGGTGAAGCTggattttttgaaaaaaatggaataaaagtaaaaaaaataacatttgGGAACAGTATCGGTAGTTGTGTAacagaaaatgatgaaatatatatatggggTTCATATAAAGACGAGAATAAAAATGAGATAATTTATGTCAATCcgataaaattgaaaagcAATGACAAATTTACAGATATAGAATTTTCAAACAAtgacatatatattgttaacaaaaatggagagttaaaaattattcgaAATTATAGTgattgtttaaaaaaaaacgaatttATAATTGAACAATTTTACAagtgtaataaaaatttatttttcgaaaatgaaaaaataataaagttaagtgtaaataaatatcatcTAGCTTTTGTTACAAATAAAGGGAATTTGTATTGTTCcggaaataatttttatgggCAATGCGGATTGGATCcatcattaaaaaataactttaatttaaattataattttgagtttttgaaaaaatttaatgcGTCATTTAATATGAGAAATGACAGTCATAGTGAAAGAGAAGTATCAGCACAGAAAATAGTACATAATAACAGTGATATTAGAGATACGAGCAATATTAATAGCTCTGATAATGTGCAAGATATAGGCGATAAAACGGggaatatttctttatctaGCGAAAATAATGAGTTTCATAGCAAAAATATTGCTAATAATTATGCATTTATTGACAAAGAAGAGAATTTAATTGAAAAAGacataaaagaaaaagttCCAGGAATGGATAACATAACTGAGGAAGATGAGGCAATAGAAATGAGTGCCGATCAAAGCAATTATATCAAATTAAATAAGATATCATTCGGGGAAAAGACACAAATTATAGACGTGTCATGCGGACTAAACCATACAATATGCTTAGATAACAATGACAATGTGTATAGTTTTGGAGATGATAGTAAAATACAATTAGGGTTAGGGGAAAGCCGaactaataaaaattctttATCCGGAACACAATGGAAAGAACAATTAAAACGAGGTTATTCAacaattacaaaaaatttagtGAACTATTCATTTTATGATAGGCATATACAAAGTAGcccacaaaaaatattaaaaaaaatgaatgatTGTGAAATatgtgataaaatatataaaattaatgcaGGTTCTAAATTTTCAATGATATATTCTAATGATAAATTTGGGAAACagttattttgttttggtgataatatgtattttcAATGTGGTAGGCATTTAGGAAAACACCAACAAACCTTATCGACTGTAAAATTgccaaataataaaataaaagactTTTCATGTGGTGATAGGCATTGTTTATTAAACTTGAATGGGAAACTTTATGGTTGgggatataataatatgcatcAAATAACaccatttaaaaataaaggaatAGTGAACAACCCGATTCATATACTTTCGCAAAATAAATACCCAATAGACTATACTCATataaagtatataaatGCCAAGTATAATAACTCCGCAGTTGTTATTACAACGAAATAA